In Burkholderia lata, the DNA window ATTCGCGACGCGCTCGAAAACGGCGAAAGCGTCAAGCTGTCGGGGTTCGGCAATTTCCAGCTGCGCGACAAGCCGCAGCGTCCGGGCCGCAATCCAAAAACGGGCGAGGCGATTCCGATCGCGGCCCGCCGGGTGGTAACCTTCCACGCGAGCCAGAAGCTGAAGGCGCTGGTCGAAAACGGCGCGGAGTAAGCCCCGCGCGCTGACGTCTCCGCGCGGCCGCCGCGCACCCTTTACCGACGGTTAACCGACGATGACCACTACGGTTGAGAAAGTCGTCTTGCCTCCGATTCCCGCGAAGCGCTACTTCACGATCGGTGAAGTCAGCGAACTGTGCGGGGTCAAGCCGCATGTGCTGCGTTATTGGGAACAGGAATTCACTCAACTGCGGCCGGTGAAGCGGCGTGGCAATCGTCGGTATTACCAGCACCACGAAGTGCTGCTGATCCGGCGGATTCGCGAGTTGCTGTACGAGCAGGGATTCACGATCAACGGCGCGCGCAACCGGCTCGATTCGCCGGTCGGCGAGCGGGCCACGGCGGCACCCGTCGAGCCGGAGGCGCCGGCCACCGATGCACGCGCACCGGGCAAGC includes these proteins:
- a CDS encoding integration host factor subunit alpha yields the protein MNDMTSSEFEALLTAQRSAMNRDASAPASTETPTLTKAELAELLFDSVGLNKREAKDMVEAFFEVIRDALENGESVKLSGFGNFQLRDKPQRPGRNPKTGEAIPIAARRVVTFHASQKLKALVENGAE
- a CDS encoding MerR family transcriptional regulator, with product MTTTVEKVVLPPIPAKRYFTIGEVSELCGVKPHVLRYWEQEFTQLRPVKRRGNRRYYQHHEVLLIRRIRELLYEQGFTINGARNRLDSPVGERATAAPVEPEAPATDARAPGKPGATVDVIALRQALLDVIDGLKHD